A window from Salvia miltiorrhiza cultivar Shanhuang (shh) chromosome 2, IMPLAD_Smil_shh, whole genome shotgun sequence encodes these proteins:
- the LOC131012457 gene encoding callose synthase 12-like produces the protein MNQSVDDEDVYNIIPVHNLLADHPSLRFPEVRAAAAALRSVGDLRRPPFAPWKPHYDLLDWLALFFGFQASSVRNQREHLVLHLSNAQMRLSPPPDNIDTLDPAVLRRFRRSLLRNYSNWCSYLNLKSNIWLSDSHSRHVASDHRRELLYVSLYLLIWGESANLRFVPECICYIFHNMAMELNKILEDYIDENTGRPFLPSVSGENAYLNKIVRPIYDTIKAEVENSKNGTAAHSAWRNYDDINEYFWSKRCFEKLKWPIDLGSNFFVTGHKGKKVGKTGFVEQRSFWNLFRSFDKLWIMLFLFLQAAIIVAWEGREYPWQSLRTTEVQGKCLTVFITWSALRFLQSLLDMGMQYSLVSRETKSLGVRMILKTVVAAGWIVVFGVLYGKILDQKDRDRNWDSGATKRRMVNFLEAVVAFLAPELLAVALFVLPWIRNFLENTNWKIFYLLSWWFQSRTFVGRGLREGLVDNVKYSLFWIAVLATKFVFSYFMQIKPMIAPTKALLDLKNVTYEWHEFFDNSNRFAVGLLWLPVVLIYLMDIQIWYSIYSSFVGAAVGLFDHLGEIRNMQQLRLRFQFFASAIQFNLMPEEQLLNTRGNIKNKIKDAIHRLKLRYGLGRPFKKLDSNQVEAYKFALIWNEVITTFREEDIISDREVELLELPQNDRNDPRSNWEIGVIQWPCLLLCNELLLALSQAKELIDAPDRWLWYKVCKSEYRRCAVIEAYDSLKHFLPAIVKYDSEERSIIRTYFQEIDQFVQLEKFTKNYDLTALPKIYDKLVRLLDLIVKPDKNADKVVNALQALYEAAIRDFLKEPRNSDQLIADGLAPQKAVSGEALLFQNAVELPSASNETFYRRVRRLHTILTSHDSMQKVPENLEARRRIAFFSNSLFMNMPHAPQVEKMRAFSVLTPYYNEEVLFSKEQLRTENEDGISTLYYMQTIYASDWRNFLERMRREGMKSERELWTTRLRDLRLWASYRGQTLTRTVRGMMYYYRALELLAFLDSASEVDMREGSQQLSSMRRNEEVDRLSLEQSPSSRTLSRASSSVSLLFKGHERGTALMKFTYVVACQIYGSQKAKKDPRAEEILYLMKNNEALRVAYVDEVQSGRDEKEYYSVLVKYDQKLQREVEIYRVKLPGPVKLGEGKPENQNHAIIFTRGDAVQTIDMNQDNYFEEALKMRNLLEEFKSYYGIRKPTILGVREHIFTGSVSSLAWFMSAQETSFVTLGQRVLANPLKVRMHYGHPDVFDRFWFLTRGGISKASRVINISEDIFAGFNCTLRGGNVTHHEYIQVGKGRDVGLNQISMFEAKVASGNGEQILSRDVYRLGHRLDFFRMLSFFYTTVGFFFNTMMILLTVYAFLWGRLYLALSGVEGAALSNANDNRALGTILNQQLIIQLGLFTALPMVVENSLEHGFLNSIWDFLTMQLQLSSVFYTFSMGTRGHYFGRTVLHGGAKYRATGRGFVVQHKSFAENYRLYARSHFVKAIELGLILTIYASYSPVAKDTLVYIALTITSWFLVVSWILGPFIFNPLGFDWLKTVYDFDDFMNWIWFKGGVFAKSEQSWEKWWYEEQDHLRTTGLWGKILEIILNLRFFFFQYGIVYHLGIAAGSKSIAVYLLSWIYVLVAFGFYWVLAYAREKYSAKEHIYYRLVQFLVIIFGVVVIVALLQFTQFKFVDIFTSLLAFVPTGWAFISIAQVLRSFLQKTMLWEIVLSVARMYDIMFGVIVMAPVALLSWLPGFQNMQTRILFNQAFSRGLHISQILAGKKPKADE, from the coding sequence ATGAATCAGAGCGTCGACGACGAAGACGTTTACAACATCATACCTGTCCACAACCTCCTCGCCGACCACCCCTCCCTCCGCTTCCCCGAGGTCCgcgcggcggccgccgccctccGCTCCGTCGGCGACCTCCGCCGCCCGCCTTTCGCGCCATGGAAGCCCCACTACGACCTCCTCGACTGGCTCGCCCTGTTCTTCGGGTTCCAGGCCTCCAGCGTGAGGAACCAGAGGGAGCATCTCGTGCTCCACCTCTCCAACGCTCAGATGCGCCTCTCGCCGCCGCCCGACAACATCGACACACTCGACCCGGCCGTCCTCCGCCGCTTCCGCCGCTCCCTGCTGCGGAACTACTCTAATTGGTGTTCGTACCTCAACCTCAAGTCGAACATCTGGCTCTCCGACTCCCACTCCCGCCACGTGGCGTCGGATCACCGCCGGGAGCTGCTGTACGTGTCGCTGTATCTCCTGATTTGGGGTGAGTCGGCTAACCTGCGCTTTGTTCCGGAATgtatttgttatatttttcacaatATGGCGATGGAATTGAATAAGATATTGGAGGATTATATTGATGAGAACACGGGGAGGCCGTTTTTGCCCTCTGTTTCTGGGGAGAATGCATATCTGAATAAAATTGTGAGGCCAATTTATGACACAATTAAAGCTGAGGTGGAGAATAGTAAGAATGGGACGGCGGCGCATTCTGCGTGGCGGAATTATGACGATATTAATGAGTACTTTTGGAGTAAGAGGTGTTTTGAGAAGCTGAAATGGCCGATTGATCTTGGGAGTAATTTTTTCGTGACGGGACACAAGGGGAAGAAGGTAGGGAAGACAGGGTTTGTTGAACAGAGGTCGTTTTGGAACTTGTTTAGGAGCTTTGATAAGTTGTGGATTATGCTATTTTTGTTTCTTCAAGCAGCGATTATTGTTGCTTGGGAGGGGAGGGAGTATCCGTGGCAGTCGTTGAGAACTACAGAAGTTCAGGGCAAGTGCTTGACTGTGTTTATAACATGGAGTGCTCTGAGGTTCTTGCAGTCTCTGTTGGATATGGGAATGCAGTACAGCTTGGTTTCAAGGGAGACCAAGTCTTTGGGGGTGAGGATGATTTTGAAAACTGTGGTTGCGGCTGGGTGGATTGTGGTGTTTGGGGTATTATACGGAAAGATTTTGGATCAGAAAGATCGTGATCGTAACTGGGATAGTGGTGCAACAAAGAGGAGAATGGTTAATTTTCTTGAGGCTGTGGTGGCTTTTCTTGCTCCAGAGCTGTTGGCTGTGGCTTTATTTGTGCTACCATGGATTAGGAACTTTTTGGagaacacaaactggaagatattttatttgctgTCGTGGTGGTTCCAGAGCAGGACTTTTGTGGGTCGAGGGCTAAGGGAAGGTCTTGTTGACAATGTTAAGTATAGCCTTTTCTGGATTGCAGTGCTTGCCACAAAGTTTGTTTTTAGTTACTTCATGCAGATTAAGCCCATGATTGCTCCAACAAAGGCTTTGCTGGATCTCAAAAATGTTACTTATGAGTGGCATGAATTCTTTGACAACAGTAATCGGTTTGCAGTTGGCCTGCTGTGGCTTCCAGTTGTTTTGATTTACCTAATGGATATCCAGATTTGGTACTCAATATACTCTTCATTTGTCGGTGCAGCAGTTGGGTTGTTTGATCACTTGGGTGAAATTCGGAATATGCAGCAGTTGAGGTTGAGATTTCAATTCTTTGCTAGTGCTATCCAATTTAATCTTATGCCTGAGGAGCAGCTCTTGAATACAAGAGGTAATATTAAGAACAAGATCAAGGATGCCATTCATCGATTGAAGCTGAGATATGGACTGGGCCGGCCATTTAAGAAACTTGACTCCAACCAGGTTGAGGCCTACAAATTTGCATTAATATGGAATGAGGTAATCACTACGTTCAGAGAGGAAGACATTATCTCTGACCGTGAGGTTGAGCTTTTGGAGCTGCCTCAAAATGACAGGAATGATCCTAGAAGTAACTGGGAAATTGGGGTGATTCAGTGGCCATGCTTACTCCTGTGTAATGAGCTGCTTCTTGCTCTGAGCCAGGCAAAAGAGTTAATAGATGCTCCCGACAGGTGGCTTTGGTATAAAGTCTGCAAGTCTGAGTATAGACGTTGTGCAGTTATTGAAGCATATGACAGCTTAAAGCATTTTTTGCCGGCAATTGTGAAATATGATTCTGAGGAGCGCTCCATAATCAGAACTTATTTCCAAGAAATCGATCAATTTGTTCAGCTGGAGAAATTCACAAAAAACTATGACCTGACTGCCCTCCCCAAGATCTATGATAAGTTGGTCCGTCTTCTTGATCTTATCGTGAAGCCTGATAAAAATGCTGATAAGGTGGTGAATGCTCTTCAGGCCCTTTATGAGGCGGCTATCAGAGATTTCCTGAAAGAGCCTAGAAACAGTGACCAGCTGATAGCGGATGGTCTAGCTCCTCAAAAGGCAGTTTCTGGTGAAGCATTACTTTTTCAGAATGCTGTTGAGTTGCCTAGTGCAAGTAATGAAACTTTCTATCGCCGGGTTCGGCGGTTACATACCATTCTCACCTCTCATGATTCCATGCAAAAAGTTCCAGAGAATCTTGAGGCAAGACGTAGAATTGCCTTCTTCAGTAATTCCTTGTTCATGAACATGCCTCATGCTCCTCAAGTTGAGAAAATGAGAGCCTTCAGTGTTCTTACCCCATACTACAATGAAGAGGTGCTATTCAGCAAGGAACAACTACGCACTGAGAATGAAGATGGGATTTCAACCCTTTACTACATGCAGACCATTTATGCCAGTGACTGGAGGAACTTCTTAGAGAGAATGCGTAGAGAAGGGATGAAAAGTGAAAGAGAACTGTGGACAACTAGGCTGAGAGATCTTCGATTGTGGGCATCATACAGAGGCCAGACACTCACCCGTACAGTGAGGGGAATGATGTATTACTACCGTGCCCTTGAGTTGCTGGCTTTTCTGGATTCTGCTTCTGAGGTGGACATGAGAGAAGGATCTCAGCAACTGAGTTCCATGAGGCGTAATGAGGAAGTGGACCGTTTGAGCTTAGAACAGTCACCCTCTTCAAGAACGTTGAGCAGAGCCAGTAGTTCAGTCAGTCTTCTTTTCAAAGGGCATGAGCGAGGAACAGCTTTAATGAAATTTACTTACGTAGTTGCATGCCAGATTTATGGTTCTCAAAAGGCGAAGAAGGATCCCCGTGCTGAGGAGATACTTTATTTGATGAAAAATAACGAAGCACTTCGTGTTGCCTATGTTGATGAGGTGCAGTCAGGGAGGGATGAGAAAGAGTATTACTCTGTCCTGGTGAAATATGACCAGAAGTTGCAGAGGGAAGTTGAAATATATCGGGTCAAGCTGCCTGGTCCGGTGAAGCTTGGAGAAGGGAAACCAGAGAATCAGAATCATGCCATTATATTCACCAGGGGAGATGCAGTTCAGACCATCGACATGAACCAGGATAACTACTTTGAGGAAGCTCTAAAGATGCGGAATCTCTTGGAGGAATTCAAGTCCTACTATGGTATCAGAAAACCTACCATCCTAGGAGTTCGGGAGCACATTTTTACAGGTTCTGTATCATCACTTGCTTGGTTCATGTCTGCGCAGGAGACAAGCTTTGTCACCTTGGGGCAGCGTGTTTTAGCAAATCCATTGAAAGTTCGGATGCATTATGGGCATCCTGATGTGTTTGACAGGTTTTGGTTTCTAACTCGGGGAGGTATAAGCAAGGCTTCCAGAGTAATCAATATCAGTGAGGATATTTTTGCTGGATTCAATTGCACTTTGAGAGGTGGAAATGTTACCCACCATGAATACATCCAAGTTGGAAAGGGAAGGGATGTTGGGCTGAATCAAATCTCTATGTTTGAAGCCAAGGTTGCCAGCGGGAATGGCGAGCAGATACTAAGTCGAGATGTTTATAGGTTGGGTCATCGGCTGGACTTCTTTCGAATGCTTTCATTCTTTTATACAACCGTTGGCTTTTTCTTCAATACCATGATGATTCTCCTCACCGTGTATGCATTTTTGTGGGGTCGGCTCTATTTGGCATTAAGTGGGGTTGAAGGTGCTGCCTTGTCAAATGCCAATGATAATCGAGCACTTGGTACAATCTTGAACCAGCAGCTCATCATCCAACTTGGTCTCTTTACTGCCTTACCAATGGTTGTGGAGAACTCCCTTGAGCATGGATTTCTGAATTCTATTTGGGATTTTCTAACAATGCAGCTCCAACTTTCTTCTGTGTTTTATACATTTTCCATGGGGACCCGTGGCCACTACTTTGGCAGAACAGTTCTGCATGGTGGTGCAAAATACCGTGCAACCGGCCGTGGTTTTGTGGTGCAGCATAAGAGCTTTGCTGagaactatagattatatgcCCGTAGCCATTTTGTTAAGGCTATTGAACTTGGATTGATACTTACTATTTATGCTTCTTACAGCCCAGTAGCTAAAGATACTTTGGTGTACATAGCATTGACTATTACCAGTTGGTTTTTAGTGGTTTCATGGATTTTGGGCCCCTTCATTTTTAACCCTTTGGGCTTTGATTGGTTAAAAACTGTGTACGACTTTGATGACTTTATGAATTGGATATGGTTCAAGGGTGGTGTGTTTGCAAAATCTGAACAGAGCTGGGAAAAGTGGTGGTATGAAGAGCAAGACCATTTAAGGACGACTGGGCTTTGGGGGAAAATACTGGAGATCATTTTGAACCTCCGTTTCTTCTTTTTCCAGTATGGTATCGTGTATCACTTAGGCATTGCTGCTGGTAGCAAGAGCATTGCTGTTTACTTACTCTCATGGATATATGTGCTCGTGGCTTTTGGGTTTTATTGGGTATTAGCTTATGCTCGGGAGAAATATTCAGCAAAGGAGCACATTTACTATCGTTTGGTTCAGTTCCTTGTGATCATCTTCGGAGTTGTTGTTATAGTTGCCTTGCTTCAGTTTACCCAGTTCAAATTCGTGGATATCTTCACCAGCTTATTGGCTTTCGTTCCTACGGGTTGGGCATTTATATCTATCGCACAGGTCCTTCGTTCCTTTCTGCAGAAAACAATGCTTTGGGAGATTGTTCTCTCTGTAGCTCGCATGTATGACATCATGTTTGGGGTTATCGTGATGGCCCCCGTCGCCCTCCTATCATGGCTGCCTGGATTCCAAAACATGCAGACAAGGATTCTCTTCAACCAAGCTTTCAGCCGGGGATTACATATATCCCAAATTCTGGCTGGAAAAAAACCCAAGGCTGATGAGTAA